In Puntigrus tetrazona isolate hp1 chromosome 7, ASM1883169v1, whole genome shotgun sequence, the following are encoded in one genomic region:
- the LOC122348136 gene encoding LOW QUALITY PROTEIN: splicing factor U2AF 35 kDa subunit-like (The sequence of the model RefSeq protein was modified relative to this genomic sequence to represent the inferred CDS: deleted 1 base in 1 codon) yields MAEYLASIFGTEKDKVNCSFYFKIGACRHGDRCSRLHNKPTFSQTILIQNIYRNPQNSAQTADASRCAVSDVEMQEHYDEFFEEVFTEMEEKYGEVEEMNVCDNLGDHLVGNVYVKFRREEDAEKAVLDLNNRWFNGQPIHAELSPVTDFREACCRQYEMGECTRGGFCNFMHLKPISRELRRELYGRRRKRRRSRSGCRERRSRSRDRSRGGRERERRRSRDRERSGRF; encoded by the exons ATGGCGGAGTATCTTGCATCCATTTTTGGTACAGAAAAAGACAA GGTCAACTGCtccttttatttcaaaattggAGCTTGTCGTCATGGAGATCGCTGTTCTAGATTGCACAATAAACCAACTTTCAGTCAG ACCATCTTGATTCAAAACATTTACCGTAACCCCCAAAACAGTGCACAGACAGCCGACGCTTCTCGCT GTGCTGTTAGTGATGTGGAGATGCAGGAACATTATGACGAGTTTTTCGAg gaAGTCTTCACCGAAATGGAGGAGAAATATGGAGAGGTTGAGGAGATGAACGTGTGCGATAACCTTGGCGATCATTTGGTCGGA AACGTTTACGTGAAG TTTCGGAGGGAAGAGGATGCTGAGAAGGCTGTATTAGACTTAAACAATCGCTGGTTTAATGGCCAACCAATACACGCTGAGCTCTCACCCGTTACAGACTTTAGAGAAGCCTGCTGTAGGCAGTATGAGATGGG AGAGTGCACTAGAGGCGGTTTCTGTAATTTCATGCACTTGAAACCCATTTCTCGAGAGCTGAGAAGAGAGCTTTATGGGCGTCGTAGAAAAAG ACGTCGCTCTCGGTCAGGATGTCGCGAGAGACGCTCTCGCTCTCGGGACCGCAGCCGTGGAGGTCGAGAACGCGAGAGGAGAAGATCAAGAGATCGTGAACGTTCTGGAAGATTTTGA
- the gemin8 gene encoding gem-associated protein 8, translating to MASPGDGEVWYAHPVYSRYWQHYQQAISWHQRHKRAYRKALEVGYYQALYCTYPSAVQRYSDWHADESWRKAHRDRMTGREEERENEATDSDSEMESSDESQIECDISNMDISEELRQYFAQTERHRQELKEQQQMEAEQHDSYVLADQDLHRVSWRSSQPPSERPGERRTAEMKKLYGKDAAKIQGMEAAMQLTFDRNCDKKQPKYWPVIPLNL from the exons ATG GCCAGTCCGGGTGATGGAGAGGTCTGGTACGCCCATCCGGTGTACTCTCGCTACTGGCAGCACTACCAGCAGGCCATAAGCTGGCACCAGAGGCATAAGCGGGCATACAGAAAAGCTCTGGAGGTTGGCTACTACCAGGCACTGTATTGCACGTACCCCTCTGCCGTCCAGCGATACTCAGATTGGCATGCTGACGAGAGCTGGAGGAAGGCTCACAGGGACAGAATGACAGGTAGAGAAGAAGAAAGGGAGAACGAGGCCACTGATTCAGACAGTGAGATGGAGAGTTCAGATGAGAGCCAGATCGAGTGTGACATCAGTAACATGGACATCTCAGAAGAGCTGCGACAATACTTTGCCCAGACAGAGCGACACAGACAGGAGCTCA AGGAACAACAGCAGATGGAGGCAGAGCAGCATGACTCGTATGTTCTCGCTGACCAAGACTTGCACAGAGTTTCCTGGCGCAGCAGCCAGCCTCCTTCAGAGCGTCCGGGAGAAAGGAGGACGGCAGAAATGAAGAAGCTGTATGGTAAAGATGCAGCAAAGATTCAGGGGATGGAAGCGGCCATGCAGCTCACCTTTGACCGCAACTGTGACAAAAAGCAGCCCAAGTACTGGCCTGTTATACCACTAAACCTGTAG
- the cryaa gene encoding alpha-crystallin A chain: MDIAIQHPWFRRTLSYPTRLFDQLFGEGLFDYDLFPFAASTVSPYYRHSLLRSFLDSSNSGISEVRSDRDKFTVFLDVKHFSPDELSVKVTEDYVEIQGRHGERQDDHGYISREFRRRYRLPSNVDQSAITCTLSADGLLTLCGPKTGGIESGRGDRTIPVTREDKTNSGSSS, encoded by the exons ATGGATATTGCCATCCAACACCCCTGGTTTAGACGCACCCTGAGCTACCCCACTCGCCTCTTCGACCAGTTGTTTGGAGAAGGCCTGTTCGACTACGACCTCTTTCCCTTCGCTGCCTCAACCGTCAGCCCTTACTATCGACACTCACTCCTCCGCAGCTTCCTGGACTCCTCCAACTCAGGCATCTCTGAG GTGAGGTCTGACAGAGACAAATTCACAGTGTTCCTGGATGTGAAACACTTCTCTCCCGATGAGCTCAGCGTGAAGGTGACGGAGGACTACGTGGAGATCCAGGGCAGGCACGGAGAAAGACAG GATGATCACGGCTACATCTCCCGTGAGTTCCGGCGCCGTTACCGCCTGCCTTCTAACGTGGACCAGTCTGCTATCACCTGCACGCTGTCTGCTGACGGCCTGCTCACTCTTTGTGGACCCAAGACCGGTGGGATCGAGTCTGGCCGCGGAGATCGCACCATCCCTGTTACCCGGGAGGACAAGACCAACTCAGGCTCCTCCTCCTAG
- the cbsa gene encoding cystathionine beta-synthase a produces the protein MPSVPSNKENDSPACPFSGKKSTGRNGVEKLVPESVERSPQQIKETGAAEPKWIRPDLPSRCTWKPGMSFDNSPHKHFPRTKSENILPNILDRIGDTPLVRINKISKTFGLKCELLAKCEFFNAGGSVKDRISLRMVEDAEREGLLKPGDTIIEPTSGNTGIGLALAAAVKGYRCIIVMPEKMSMEKVDVLRALGAEIVRTPTSARFDSPESHVGVAWRLKNEIPNSHILDQYRNPSNPLAHYDTTAEEILEQCDGKLDMLVAGAGTGGTITGIARKLKEKCPNIKIVAVDPEGSILAEPEELNRTDKTQYEVEGIGYDFIPTVLDRSLVDKWYKSNDEESFSIARMLIRDEGLLCGGSSGSAMAAAVKLAKDLKEGQRCVVILPDSIRNYMSKFLSDKWMFQKGFLRVEDIMVNKPWWWNLKLQSLNLSAPLTVLPTVTCQKTIKILKEKGFDQAPVVDEAGLILGMVTLGNMLASVLAGKVKPSDPVSKVLYKQFKQIRLTDNLGKLSRILETDHFALVVHEQIQYLTDGSSTQKQMVFGVVTAIDLLNFVTAREKRERSVSESTDDY, from the exons ATGCCTTCGGTTCCATCCAACAAAGAGAACGACAGTCCTGCCTGTCctttctctggcaagaagagcACTGGCAGGAACGGTGTTGAGAAGCTGGTTCCAGAAAGTGTGGAGCGATCCCCGCAGCAGATTAAAGAAACTGGGGCTGCTGAACCGAAATGGATTCGTCCTGACCTGCCAAGCAGATGTACCTGGAAACCAGGAATGTCTTTTGATAATTCCCCTCACAAACACTTCCCCAG GACAAAATCTGAGAACATTCTTCCCAACATCCTGGACAGGATTGGAGATACACCACTGGTCCGCATAAACAAGATCTCTAAGACTTTTGGACTAAAGTGTGAACTTT TGGCCAAGTGTGAGTTCTTTAACGCCGGTGGCAGCGTGAAGGACCGTATCAGTCTGCGTATGGTGGAGGACGCTGAGAGGGAAGGCCTCCTCAAACCTGGAGACACCATCATAGAGCCCACCTCTGGAAACACAG GTATTGGTCTTGCATTGGCTGCAGCGGTGAAGGGATATCGCTGCATAATTGTTATGCCTGAGAAAATGAGCATGGAAAAG GTTGATGTCCTGAGAGCTTTAGGTGCTGAGATCGTCCGGACTCCCACCAGCGCACGCTTTGATTCTCCCGAGTCCCACGTGGGTGTGGCCTGGCGCTTGAAGAATGAGATTCCTAACTCACACATCCTGGACCAGTACCGCAATCCCAGCAACCCACTGGCTCATTATGACACCACTGCCGAGGAGATCCTGGAGCAGTGTGATG GTAAATTGGATATGCTGGTGGCAGGAGCCGGCACAGGTGGCACTATTACCGGCATCGCTCGCAAACTGAAGGAGAAATGCCCAAATATCAAG ATCGTAGCGGTGGACCCAGAGGGATCGATCCTCGCAGAACCTGAAGAGCTGAACCGGACTGATAAGACCCAGTACGAGGTGGAGGGCATCGGATATGACTTCATCCCCACCGTCCTGGATCGATCT TTGGTTGACAAATGGTACAAATCCAACGATGAGGAATCGTTCTCCATTGCCCGAATGCTTATTAGAGATGAAGGGCTGTTATGCG GTGGGAGCTCAGGAAGTGCCATGGCGGCTGCGGTGAAGCTGGCCAAAGATCTGAAGGAGGGACAGCGCTGTGTCGTGATTCTGCCTGACTCCATTCGTAACTACAT GTCCAAGTTCTTGAGTGATAAGTGGATGTTCCAGAAGGGCTTTCTGAGGGTGGAAGATATCATGGTGAATAAACCCTG GTGGTGGAATCTGAAATTACAGAGTCTAAACCTGTCTGCTCCACTAACTGTGCTGCCTACAGTCACATGTCAAAAAACCATCAAAATCCTGAAAGAAAAGGGCTTTGACCAGGCTCCGGTCGTAGATGAAGCTGG GCTGATTCTGGGAATGGTGACCCTGGGAAACATGCTTGCCTCTGTGCTTGCGGGAAAGGTCAAGCCCTCTGACCCAGTTAGCAAAGTGCTCTACAAACAGTTCAAGCAG ATTCGACTGACTGACAATCTGGGGAAGCTGTCCCGGATCTTAGAAACGGATCATTTTGCCCTGGTGGTCCATGAGCAGATACAGT atctgACAGATGGATCTTCCACTCAAAAGCAAATGGTGTTTGGAGTGGTGACGGCTATCGATCTCCTCAACTTTGTGACAGCccgagagaaaagagagagatccGTGTCAGAATCAACGGATGACTACTGA